GTGAAGTGTGAATCTGAACCTTGTCTGAGGTCAGTGGCAGTGGCAGCCTGAGTGAGCTAGTAGCTGAGTTCCGATCCTAGGCAGCTAGGATACCGCCATACCAGTAGTCCTCTTCACAAGTTAAGAGAGACAGCAACAAGAGATGGTCGCTGCTAGCCTGCTCAAGTCCTCCTTCCTTCCCAAGAAGTCCGAATGGGGCGCCACCAGGCAGTCCGCCGCCGCGCCCAGGCCGGCCACCGTCTCCGTGGTCGTCCGCGCCTCCGCCTACGCCGATGAGCTCGTCAAGACCGCGGTACGTATACGTCTCCATCGTTaatctcttctttctcctcctgctgctgctgaagtgcatgcTGAGTACATAGCCTCTGTACGACTGTGCATGGATATATCCTCAGAAAACGATCGCGTCGCCTGGGCGTGGCATCCTGGCGATGGACGAGTCGAACGCGACGTGCGGGAAGCGGCTGGCGTCCATCGGGCTGGAGAACACGGAGGCGAACCGGCAGGCGTACCGCACGCTGCTGGTGACGGCGCCGGGCCTGGGCCAGTACATCTCCGGCGCCATCCTCTTCGAGGAGACGCTGTACCAATCCGCCGTCGACGGCCGCAAGATCGTCGACATCCTGGTGGAGCAGGGCATCGTCCCCGGGATCAAGGTGGACAAGGGCCTCGTCCCGCTCGCCGGCTCCAACAACGAGTCCTGGTGCCAGGGCCTCGACGGCCTCGCCTCCCGCGAGGCCGCCTACTACCAGCAGGGCGCCCGGTTCGCCAAGTGGCGCACCGTCGTCAGCATCCCCAACGGCCCCTCCGAGCTCGCCGTCAAGGAGGCCGCCTGGGGCCTCGCCCGCTACGCCGCCATCTcacaggttggttggttggttCTTTATTTGCTGCCATTATCGGCTGCATGCATGGCATGACCTTCATGCGCGCAGGACAACGGGCTGGTGCCGATCGTGGAGCCGGAGATCCTTCTCGACGGCGAGCACGGCATCGAGCGGACGTTCGAGGTGGCGCAGAAGGTGTGGGCGGAGACCTTCTACGCGATGGCGGAGAACAACGTGATGTTCGAGGGCATCCTGCTGAAGCCATCCATGGTGACGCCGGGGGCAGAGGCCAAGGACCGGGCGACGCCGGCGCAGGTGGCCGAGTACACGCTGAAGCTCCTCCACCGCCGGATCCCGCCCGCCGTGCCTGGGATCATGTTCCTCTCCGGCGGGCAGTCGGAGGTGGAGGCGACGCAGAACCTCAACGCCATGAACCAGGGCGCCAACCCGTGGCACGTGTCCTTCTCCTACGCGCGCGCGCTGCAGAACACCTGCCTCAAGACCTGGGGCGGGCAGCCCGAGAAGGTCAAGGCCGCGCAGGACGCCCTGCTGCTCCGCGCCAAGGCCAACTCCCTGGCCCAGCTCGGCAAGTACACCTCCGACGGCGAGGCCGCCGAGGCCAAGGAGGGCATGTTCGTCAAGAACTACAGCTACTAAGCTAATCGGCCGGCCGGCCATCACCGGGATACCGACGACCCTCCGAGATACGCGTACTGATTAGTACTCCGATCCATCCCCATGAAGCCATGAAAATGATGAGACCATAGACCATGGaccatgcatgatgcatgatgCATGCTGATCGACGCCGTGTCCTGTTTACATATACTAGTAGTACTGCTAGCTTACTGAAAAGATCGAGAGCTAGCCACTGAAAAGTCTGGGATAATGTATGCGTGGCGGCGAGATCTGAGGGAAAATAATATATATGTTTTGAGATGGCTCCTtatattaataattaattaaataccgTGTGCTATTTTTGCCTCGCTGGCGGCTATACTTGTTTGCCTCTCTGTAGCCTGTACAACGAACGCTCCAGCGGATGGATAAAGTTTTATGAAACCTATATGCATCGGAAACAGGTTACTATAATACTCCTAATTCCTACTCAGTTTTTAGTTTCCCTCCTAACTGCCATATGATTGCATATATGTTATCAATATACTCTATTCGCCCTAAAATACAAGGTATTCAAGCGATTTTCAGAGAAAATAAGGAACCTGGCAAAAAAACCATCTCACACCTCACTAACTTGGACAGGGGGACTAGTTCGATCAGGTGTTAGTTTTGTTAGTGTTTTGGATGGCGCCAGGTTTAAAGGAATCTCACTATTTCTTGCCATaaagacgagagagagagagagagagagagagagagagagagagagagagagagagagagagaggagattaAGGGCTCAGAATAACTTGTATTTTTGTACAAATTTTAAACTCTAGATCGTAACTTATATTTCACGATAGAGGGCGTATATAAGAAATTATTAATAGAATCATATTTTCCCATTGCGTCGTAACTTGCCAATGCAAACTAGTTGCAAGGAGCATATGGGGGCACAGTGCACTAGTGCCCTATTCTATTGTCGTTTTGGTTACTCAATCAATATAGCTTACATGTGTGCTGAGATATGTTAGCAGATTTATATAAATCACATGGATGCTAAGAAACAAGATGCAAAAAGAACAAACATGACctgagaaaaaaaatgaaaccaCAACAAGCACCAAACCAAGTTCACAGTGAACACCGACTGATATATGGTGAAGTGAGGATAGGCCCACTTGATCATACGTGACTTGCACAAGTTATAAATTTGGGTGAGCAATGTCACGGGATCATTCGCCGAAGAGAAGAGAAGACCACTGGACTATAGAATGACAATTACAGAGTGACAATGAAGAAAGTCACGATGCAATGTATGACCAAACGATACTGTGAAGGGAATAGGAGACCTGTTGTATCATCCGAAAATGATTAGACATTTTCTATCACTACAACAGGAACAATTTCAGAGCTGTCTTATTTTTCCTAGTCGTGGTTGTTAGATAAAAGAATGACCCTAAAAGTGGTCCAAGAGACGGTTCATCTCTAAAATTTCTAGAGGCGGTTGGTGTTTCTAGAGGCCGTAGAAATGTTGTCCATTTTTAGGAGCACTAGCTGCCTATACAAGATTTGAAACTGATATTGGTTGAAATATTTAATATAAGATTTATAGTAGTTTATATTATGGCACCTAGCCTGGAATTACTTGAATCTTATATTATGGTCTTCTTTTGTTTTCCGAAAAAAGTATTTGGATTTTGTTTCGAGAGAAAAAAAGGTATCCATACTTTTTTATTAAATATAGTCGACTATCAAATTATCGATGTAGTCCAACCTACTTCTCTTATGACTGAAGTTgaatagataaaaaaaaatatgtttttttCTCCTGAAAAATCGAGCTTTTGAGCAAAGATgaagagagttttttttttttttaaatcccgCTAGGGACTTTAGGACCTGGCGTCGACAGCCGAGGAAGGCTCGGCCCGGCCAATGCTCGGGGTTCAAAGGTGGCAGACTGGCAGTGGCCAGTGGCTCGTGATCGTCCGATACTGCGAGTGGATGTCCTCGTGCCCCTCCTGCAGTCTTGCTCCCCTTGTCGTGTCGTCGCTTGGCCGTGAAGAATTTTGTGATTTTGTCCCATCCTCTCCTCCCTGTCGCTTTGCTGACTGACACAGCAAGCAATAGCATGCACGCACGGGCGGATCTAGAACGGGGCTGTGCCCCGAGCTGAGCTGCTGATTCACGGTCAAAACAGTCTGATCTTACTTCTTAGGCCTCCTTttgtctaattaagatcatagtttttttaggctaaacaccacatatgttacaagggctacatggactcgccccgggctacagcccgggcagcccgggccctggatccgcccctgcatgCACGGATGGGGATATGGCAAAGGTGGCAGGAACCAGATCGGGCCACCCACCCCAGCTCCGCTGGTGCACGCTGCCGTCCACCCGTGTGCTTCTTGGACGGGGCCCCACACATGCACTAAATTGCCACTCCCGCATCCGACGTACGGCCGCTGGCGATTGGCGAGTGCCCCACACATGCACGAAATTGGCCGCTGGTTTGGTGGGAGTTACAGCcgtgaaattttcgtattttggtctcttttgaaaataatttttagaaaaatatcaacgccaaaacattttctgaaaatagactatttttaggcgtcttagcacatgacgccgagatatgaggctcggcgtcgtgtcactcgacgtcgaggtactgccacgtcacggaagaccggggtcgtcgtcgacacgttggcgcgtgggtccgagacgtcggcgtcgtgtcagccgatGCCAAGCACCCAACCTCGGCGCGGTCGGACTGagcgccgagctctggccccatccggagcgcggcccaggcggcccaacaaagcacggtggcctagcagctcggcgttgggtcacttaacaCCGAgactccagacctcggcgtgacccgactcaacgccgaggtatggaccctttaggccgcgccgaggccccttcttcttcctcccttcattctgaaaccgccggcctccctctctttctcttctcccccgcgccgccagcaaaccctaacccccaaaatcgacccccggtgccacgatctcggctcccgaagcttcctcgaggtaatggtccctcccctcctccattctatccgcgtagatgtgcttacattatccctaatcatgtggaatcatggttgtttggtgatttggtatatttgtgtttgcatttgcaaaatg
The sequence above is drawn from the Miscanthus floridulus cultivar M001 chromosome 15, ASM1932011v1, whole genome shotgun sequence genome and encodes:
- the LOC136507970 gene encoding fructose-bisphosphate aldolase, chloroplastic-like produces the protein MVAASLLKSSFLPKKSEWGATRQSAAAPRPATVSVVVRASAYADELVKTAKTIASPGRGILAMDESNATCGKRLASIGLENTEANRQAYRTLLVTAPGLGQYISGAILFEETLYQSAVDGRKIVDILVEQGIVPGIKVDKGLVPLAGSNNESWCQGLDGLASREAAYYQQGARFAKWRTVVSIPNGPSELAVKEAAWGLARYAAISQDNGLVPIVEPEILLDGEHGIERTFEVAQKVWAETFYAMAENNVMFEGILLKPSMVTPGAEAKDRATPAQVAEYTLKLLHRRIPPAVPGIMFLSGGQSEVEATQNLNAMNQGANPWHVSFSYARALQNTCLKTWGGQPEKVKAAQDALLLRAKANSLAQLGKYTSDGEAAEAKEGMFVKNYSY